The Candidatus Saccharibacteria bacterium oral taxon 488 genome has a segment encoding these proteins:
- a CDS encoding 1,4-alpha-glucan-branching enzyme: protein MSKKTLVDLDPWLAPHEPVIKAREAYVSSTLRRVLDGKSPADFALGFRHFGLHRTQDGWIFREWAPNATRIVMVGDFSDWQEREEFALQPGRHGEWSVNLPGSALRHGQKFKLRVYWPNGDGWRLPSYATYVVQDNDSVDFSAVVWKPDGPYQWQHDVPPAPNVPLIYEAHVGMSSEEEKVASFNEFTANVLPRIKQAGYNAIQLMAIAEHPYYGSFGYHVSNFFAVSSRFGTPDDFKRLVDTAHGLGLRVIIDIVHAHAAKNEVEGLGNFAGDPTQYFKAHDHPAWDSRLFDYGKPEVLHFLASNCRWWLDEYHIDGFRFDGVTSMLYHDHGLGKSFTSYDDYFTDDVDKDALVYLRLANDVIHTVRPDATTIAEEMSGLPGLAAPAEHGGLGFDYRLAMGAPDLWIKTLKEKRDEDWDLGELAHTLRSHRPEEKVITYAESHDQALVGDKTLIFRLIDKAMYWHMNKADPDLTVERGIALHKLIRLLTAGLHGGGYLNFMGNEFGHPEWIDFPRQGNNWSFKHARRQWSLRDNGFLKYQWLGEFDASLMKLIKTVDDPGIHYLTIHQHDHVVSFMRDNLLFIMNFSPSQSWTGYSIPAAAGSYRVALSSDDQQFGGQGRVDPNGRYFTTPHNDEHIIRVYIPARSGLVLQKD from the coding sequence ATGAGCAAGAAAACGCTGGTTGACCTTGACCCGTGGCTGGCACCGCATGAACCCGTCATCAAGGCGCGCGAGGCTTATGTTTCGTCGACGCTGCGGAGGGTTTTGGACGGCAAATCGCCGGCGGATTTTGCGCTAGGATTCCGTCATTTTGGACTGCACCGCACTCAAGACGGTTGGATTTTTAGAGAATGGGCGCCAAACGCTACACGCATAGTGATGGTTGGCGATTTTTCTGACTGGCAAGAGCGCGAGGAGTTTGCCCTGCAGCCTGGTAGGCATGGTGAATGGAGCGTTAATTTGCCGGGGAGCGCGCTGCGCCACGGTCAGAAATTTAAATTGCGCGTCTATTGGCCGAATGGTGACGGTTGGCGTTTGCCATCATACGCCACCTACGTCGTTCAGGATAATGATTCGGTGGATTTTTCGGCCGTCGTGTGGAAGCCTGATGGGCCATATCAGTGGCAGCATGACGTTCCGCCTGCACCAAACGTGCCGCTAATTTACGAAGCACATGTTGGCATGAGCAGCGAGGAGGAAAAGGTCGCCAGTTTCAATGAATTTACCGCAAACGTCCTGCCTCGCATCAAACAGGCAGGCTATAACGCCATCCAACTAATGGCCATCGCCGAGCACCCGTACTATGGCAGTTTTGGCTATCACGTCAGCAACTTTTTCGCGGTGTCGTCACGGTTTGGTACGCCCGATGATTTTAAGCGGCTGGTTGACACGGCACACGGACTGGGGCTGCGCGTTATCATTGACATCGTTCACGCTCATGCCGCCAAAAATGAAGTCGAGGGCCTCGGTAATTTCGCGGGTGATCCAACGCAATATTTCAAAGCTCACGACCATCCAGCGTGGGATTCGCGGCTGTTTGATTATGGCAAACCGGAAGTACTGCACTTTTTGGCCAGCAATTGCCGCTGGTGGTTGGACGAGTACCATATTGACGGCTTTCGGTTTGATGGTGTAACCAGCATGTTGTATCACGACCACGGTTTGGGCAAAAGTTTTACCAGCTATGATGATTATTTTACTGATGATGTCGATAAGGACGCCTTGGTCTATCTTAGACTGGCAAATGACGTCATTCACACCGTTCGCCCCGATGCCACAACCATTGCCGAAGAAATGAGCGGGCTACCGGGGTTGGCGGCACCGGCTGAGCATGGTGGTTTGGGCTTTGATTATCGATTAGCAATGGGCGCGCCCGACCTCTGGATTAAAACACTGAAGGAAAAGCGCGACGAAGATTGGGACTTGGGCGAGCTGGCGCACACCTTACGTTCACACCGCCCAGAGGAAAAAGTCATCACCTACGCCGAAAGTCACGACCAAGCCTTGGTCGGCGACAAGACACTGATTTTCCGGCTGATCGACAAAGCCATGTATTGGCACATGAATAAAGCCGACCCTGACCTGACCGTGGAACGTGGCATAGCCCTACATAAACTGATTCGACTGCTGACAGCCGGACTACATGGTGGCGGCTACCTTAATTTCATGGGCAATGAATTTGGGCATCCCGAGTGGATCGACTTTCCGCGCCAAGGTAATAATTGGTCGTTCAAGCACGCACGGCGCCAGTGGAGTTTACGCGACAATGGTTTTCTCAAATACCAATGGCTAGGTGAATTTGACGCGAGCCTGATGAAGCTCATTAAAACCGTCGACGACCCAGGTATTCACTACCTCACCATTCACCAGCACGATCACGTGGTTAGTTTCATGCGCGACAATCTGCTGTTTATTATGAATTTCTCGCCCAGCCAGTCGTGGACGGGTTACAGCATACCAGCGGCGGCTGGGTCATACCGGGTAGCACTCAGCAGCGACGACCAACAGTTTGGCGGACAGGGCCGGGTTGATCCTAATGGCCGCTACTTTACGACGCCGCATAACGACGAGCACATTATACGTGTATACATACCGGCACGAAGTGGCCTCGTACTACAAAAAGATTGA
- a CDS encoding uracil-DNA glycosylase family protein — protein sequence MTRPLLYDEIDQDSMNASFHARGWPPVYTASPRSRIVLVGQAPGRIAQETRTPWNDASGRTLRQWLGVTDEQFYDPDLFALMPMDFYYPGKAAHGDLPPRSEFAKKWHPRLLAQMPDVRLTILVGAHAQQYYLNKQAKRNLTETVAHYVEYLPHYFPLVHPSPLNFRWRVRNPWFEMNVIPILSKMVKELAQ from the coding sequence ATGACTAGGCCGTTGCTATATGATGAAATCGATCAAGATAGTATGAATGCTTCGTTTCACGCTCGTGGTTGGCCGCCAGTCTATACCGCTTCACCCCGCTCACGTATCGTGCTGGTTGGTCAGGCGCCGGGACGAATAGCGCAGGAAACACGCACGCCATGGAATGATGCCAGTGGTCGCACGTTGCGTCAGTGGCTGGGGGTTACCGATGAACAATTTTATGATCCTGATTTGTTTGCTCTAATGCCAATGGATTTTTATTATCCAGGTAAGGCTGCGCATGGTGATTTACCGCCGCGATCGGAGTTTGCCAAAAAGTGGCATCCACGGCTGCTAGCACAGATGCCGGATGTGAGGCTGACGATTTTAGTTGGTGCTCATGCTCAGCAATACTATCTTAATAAGCAGGCGAAGCGCAACCTGACCGAAACAGTCGCGCATTATGTGGAGTATCTGCCTCATTATTTTCCACTTGTCCATCCATCACCGCTTAACTTCCGCTGGCGGGTGCGCAATCCGTGGTTCGAAATGAACGTCATTCCGATTCTGTCTAAGATGGTCAAAGAATTAGCACAGTAG
- a CDS encoding NUDIX domain-containing protein yields the protein MSFEAKIHEAQTKILRELLFLPAANFATLQKASGLESDHIKFHIKRLVELGYVQKVDGGYCLSVKGKEYANKLDTDAGVIERQPKVAVMLVIEREHEGEKQYLLQQRLKHPYYGFWGAPTGKVRWAESIVDAASRELTEETGLRGEFVHRGVYHERVRHAQTGEIIEDKIFHLMFCKVFSGKLAVRFEGGRNAWRTLDEMRDEPKKYKSFLREITACINGCGELTEIIYEYGSAEF from the coding sequence ATGAGTTTTGAAGCAAAGATCCATGAGGCACAAACGAAAATTTTGCGGGAATTGTTATTTTTGCCAGCGGCTAATTTCGCAACACTACAAAAAGCGAGCGGTCTGGAAAGCGATCATATCAAATTTCACATCAAACGGCTCGTTGAGCTAGGTTATGTGCAGAAAGTCGACGGCGGTTACTGCCTCTCGGTCAAGGGTAAGGAGTATGCGAATAAGCTTGATACTGATGCCGGTGTTATTGAGCGGCAGCCAAAGGTGGCAGTTATGCTCGTGATCGAGCGCGAGCATGAAGGAGAAAAACAGTACTTATTGCAGCAGCGGCTCAAGCACCCCTACTATGGGTTTTGGGGTGCGCCTACTGGCAAAGTGCGGTGGGCCGAGTCGATCGTCGATGCGGCCTCGCGTGAATTGACGGAGGAGACGGGGTTACGGGGTGAGTTTGTTCATCGCGGGGTGTACCATGAACGTGTGCGCCATGCACAAACAGGTGAAATTATCGAGGACAAGATCTTTCATCTGATGTTTTGCAAGGTGTTTTCGGGTAAATTGGCCGTACGGTTTGAGGGCGGCAGAAATGCCTGGCGTACACTCGATGAGATGCGTGATGAGCCAAAAAAGTACAAGAGTTTTTTGCGAGAAATCACGGCGTGTATCAACGGGTGCGGCGAGTTGACTGAAATAATATATGAATATGGTAGTGCGGAGTTCTAG
- the def gene encoding peptide deformylase: MEREIKKIFTEDGREILTQEAVPVKREDIGSDYVQQTITDMLDTLHSQGPEGVGIAANQIGSNLAIFVIDVRPPEDAKAKPFRLVAINPKIVKYSGEPMKSSNPEGCLSGVTGDSETTPMGFTTRYPEITLQWTDEQGKTHEQTFDVDVDGMLVWVIQHEVDHLNGIFFTDRIEKSGPRTEEADLAELAIRSASADGTQE; this comes from the coding sequence ATGGAACGCGAAATTAAAAAAATCTTTACTGAAGATGGCCGTGAAATATTAACGCAAGAAGCCGTACCGGTCAAACGTGAGGACATAGGGAGCGATTATGTACAGCAGACCATAACAGATATGCTCGATACGCTGCATTCACAGGGTCCCGAGGGCGTAGGCATCGCCGCTAATCAAATTGGGAGCAATCTCGCAATCTTTGTCATTGATGTGCGGCCGCCTGAGGATGCCAAAGCCAAGCCATTTCGGCTCGTGGCAATTAACCCCAAGATCGTTAAATATAGCGGTGAACCTATGAAGAGCTCGAATCCAGAGGGCTGCCTGAGTGGAGTGACGGGTGATTCCGAAACGACACCAATGGGCTTTACGACGCGTTACCCTGAGATTACGCTGCAATGGACAGACGAGCAGGGTAAGACGCATGAACAGACCTTTGATGTTGATGTTGATGGTATGCTTGTCTGGGTTATCCAGCACGAGGTAGATCATCTGAACGGTATCTTTTTTACAGACAGGATAGAAAAAAGTGGGCCGCGGACAGAGGAGGCCGACCTGGCCGAATTGGCGATCCGCAGCGCGTCGGCTGACGGTACTCAGGAATGA
- a CDS encoding ATP-binding cassette domain-containing protein — protein MQQHAKTTLQLLWRASRPYKWRRNLALITATLTLAVGTIVGPLIIAQLLDMIQHGQLQTGSVWTLVILYGLSQLWSEIIGWRIVLYLMWTLETIMQRDIANKVFAKLAGETMFFHSNKFGGSLVSQNSKLSGCVERFWDELVWAVLPLVISLTGSIVILSMLLWQYALFLFMFSIIFGVAVFFGSRPMAKLSRREAEASNKVSGNLADMVSNVLAVKSSSAEKIEQQRFDKTNRAWRRASLATMRGFLTVSSVYSTINTSIRIGAIVFAIYAAQHNIVSVAAVYLIITYTGSVARELWNMNSIMRNYNRIIGDAHEMVEILHTPTSLVDRSDKKLHVDHGVIDFDAVTFTHDEGKGATLFHNFSLHITPGEKVGLVGSSGSGKTTLTKLLLRFADIDSGTIMIDEQDIAEVTQASLRSQIAYVPQEPLLFHRSVRENIAYGRADATDAEIEQAAKKAGAYDFITQLQDGFDTLVGERGVKLSGGQRQRIAIARAIVKDAPILVLDEATSALDSESEVLIQKSLKTLMKNRTSIVIAHRLSTIAKLDRIIVMHNGKIVEDGSHDQLIKHGGHYAKLWQHQSGGFIDA, from the coding sequence TTGCAACAACACGCAAAAACAACATTACAATTACTATGGCGAGCGTCGCGTCCATACAAATGGCGGCGCAACCTTGCTCTCATCACAGCGACACTAACCTTAGCGGTAGGCACAATTGTCGGGCCGCTGATTATCGCACAGCTCCTGGACATGATTCAACATGGTCAGCTACAGACCGGCTCTGTGTGGACGCTTGTGATTCTCTATGGCCTCAGTCAACTATGGTCAGAGATTATTGGGTGGCGGATAGTACTATATTTGATGTGGACGCTAGAAACCATTATGCAGCGCGACATCGCAAACAAGGTATTCGCCAAGCTAGCTGGCGAGACCATGTTTTTCCACTCCAACAAATTTGGCGGCTCGCTCGTCAGTCAAAACAGCAAGCTCAGTGGCTGTGTTGAACGATTTTGGGATGAACTAGTATGGGCAGTACTGCCGCTGGTCATCTCACTCACCGGATCAATTGTTATCCTGTCAATGTTACTCTGGCAGTACGCGCTCTTTCTATTCATGTTCTCGATCATCTTTGGCGTAGCCGTCTTCTTTGGATCGCGTCCGATGGCCAAATTAAGTAGGCGTGAGGCGGAGGCCAGCAACAAAGTAAGCGGCAACCTCGCTGACATGGTGTCAAATGTGCTTGCTGTTAAGTCATCCAGCGCTGAAAAAATCGAGCAGCAGCGATTTGATAAAACGAATCGTGCATGGCGCAGGGCTAGCCTGGCCACCATGCGAGGATTTCTCACTGTCAGCAGTGTTTACTCAACGATAAACACCAGCATCCGAATCGGTGCCATCGTGTTCGCTATTTATGCAGCACAGCATAATATCGTTTCGGTCGCAGCGGTGTACTTAATCATTACCTACACTGGCAGTGTCGCCCGTGAGCTGTGGAATATGAATAGCATCATGCGCAATTATAACCGTATTATTGGTGACGCCCATGAGATGGTCGAGATATTACACACACCAACATCACTTGTTGATAGAAGTGATAAAAAGCTTCACGTCGATCACGGTGTCATTGATTTTGATGCCGTGACCTTTACACATGACGAGGGTAAAGGCGCAACCTTGTTCCACAATTTTTCACTACATATTACGCCAGGCGAAAAGGTCGGGTTGGTTGGTTCTAGTGGTTCGGGCAAGACGACTCTGACGAAATTGCTGCTGAGATTTGCCGACATCGACTCGGGCACAATCATGATTGACGAGCAGGACATTGCCGAGGTCACACAGGCCAGCCTCCGTTCGCAGATCGCTTACGTGCCGCAGGAGCCGCTGCTGTTTCACCGTTCGGTGCGTGAGAACATTGCCTATGGCAGGGCCGACGCTACTGATGCCGAGATTGAACAAGCAGCCAAAAAGGCGGGGGCCTATGATTTTATTACTCAGCTGCAGGACGGCTTTGACACACTGGTCGGTGAGCGCGGCGTAAAGTTGTCGGGTGGACAGCGCCAGCGCATCGCTATCGCTCGGGCCATCGTGAAAGATGCGCCAATCTTAGTCCTCGACGAGGCGACCTCGGCGCTTGATTCTGAGTCAGAAGTTCTAATCCAAAAATCACTCAAGACACTGATGAAAAACCGTACCTCAATCGTCATTGCTCATCGACTTTCAACAATCGCCAAGCTTGATCGAATCATCGTGATGCATAATGGCAAGATAGTCGAGGATGGCTCGCATGATCAGCTCATTAAGCATGGCGGCCACTACGCAAAACTGTGGCAGCATCAATCTGGCGGCTTTATTGACGCCTAG
- a CDS encoding DedA family protein, whose protein sequence is MQAFIDFIVHFGVVAILLVVFAESGLLFGFIFPGDSLLFTAGYMVQQHILPIDVHFFALLLSLMAILGDSVGYAFGHKVGRKLFERKNSRFFKKKYLVQAEKFYEKHGSLTVVLARFVPIVRTFAPIVAGASKMHYRTFIIFNIIGGVIWATLFTYLGFFAGKALTDAGVNIEVAALIIIFLSVLPMIIHALKQEHTRAALRQQVSVLLGKTRRKKQ, encoded by the coding sequence ATGCAGGCGTTCATTGATTTCATTGTTCACTTTGGCGTTGTCGCGATTTTGCTGGTTGTCTTTGCTGAATCGGGCCTACTCTTTGGTTTCATTTTTCCGGGCGACAGTCTGCTGTTCACGGCTGGCTATATGGTGCAGCAGCATATTTTACCAATTGACGTCCACTTCTTTGCACTCCTGCTCTCATTAATGGCTATTCTCGGCGACAGTGTCGGTTACGCATTTGGACATAAAGTTGGCCGTAAATTATTTGAACGCAAAAACTCTCGCTTCTTTAAGAAAAAATATCTCGTACAGGCTGAGAAATTTTACGAAAAACACGGGTCACTTACCGTAGTATTGGCGCGGTTTGTACCGATTGTGCGTACGTTTGCGCCAATCGTGGCCGGCGCTAGCAAGATGCACTATCGAACTTTTATTATTTTTAATATTATCGGTGGTGTTATTTGGGCCACGCTTTTCACCTACCTTGGATTCTTTGCTGGCAAGGCGCTCACCGACGCTGGTGTTAATATAGAAGTCGCCGCACTGATTATCATCTTCTTGTCAGTGCTGCCAATGATCATTCACGCCCTCAAGCAGGAGCATACTCGCGCGGCGTTGCGCCAACAAGTATCAGTCCTGCTCGGCAAGACTCGCCGCAAAAAGCAATGA
- the uvrA gene encoding excinuclease ABC subunit UvrA, whose protein sequence is MPEVIRVKGAREHNLKNIDVEIPRDKLVVITGLSGSGKSSLAFDTIYAEGQRRYVESLSSYARQFLGIMDKPDVDSIEGLSPAISIDQKSTSRNPRSTVATVTEIYDYLRLLFARIGAPHCPALKPDGTRCHKPVSRRTAEAIIQEIAKQYDGKRLLLLAPIVKNKKGEFAHIPEQYRRLGYARVRVDGVVYALDEFPQLQKSYKHSIELVVDRLAMNNDLTSRLSQSVEQALELGQGVVEVLDADTDELKTFSQRYACVDHPDEEIPELEPRLFSFNAPQGACPSCTGLGSRLEVDPSLVLNENLTIAEGAIRPYNRINVDNFYMRKISAVAEAHGFSIRTPVGQLSDEARQKVLYGTGDQKYPVQLGNGRHYDTTYEGVIPNLERRWKETDSEFMRKDIERFMRQRDCYVCGGARLKPVVLAVTVQGLNIMDICDLSVDDALDLFTHKLTLNEQQAMIARLILKEITARLGFMSNVGLNYLELGRAANTLSGGEAQRIRLATQIGSGLQGVLYVLDEPSIGLHQRDNDRLIATLKHLRNLGNTVLVVEHDEDTIRQSDFLIDMGPGAGVHGGAVVALGSPEQVAKCADSVTGRYLSGAEKIAVPKHRRQADASRQLIVRGARENNLKQIDVAFPLGLMTVVSGVSGSGKSTLVNDIVAKELAARLNRASDVPGAHDKIEGIKQLDKAIVIDQSPIGRTPRSNPATYTGIFTPIRELFASTPEANVRGYKAGRFSFNVKGGRCENCQGDGMIKIEMHFLPDVYVQCDECHGQRYNREALEIKYKNKTIADVLDMTVEQAAGFFDSVPNIARKLQTLVEVGLGYIKLGQPATTFSGGEAQRIKLATELSKRSTGKTMYILDEPTTGLHSADVKRLLGILQQLVDGGNSMIIIEHNLDVIKSADWIVDMGPEGGLGGGTVVASGTPEEVAKVPESFTGTYLKSLL, encoded by the coding sequence ATGCCAGAGGTAATTCGCGTCAAGGGCGCTCGTGAACACAATCTGAAAAATATCGACGTGGAGATCCCACGCGATAAATTAGTGGTGATCACTGGCCTGAGTGGTAGCGGTAAGTCATCGCTAGCGTTTGATACGATTTACGCCGAGGGGCAGCGCCGCTACGTCGAGAGTTTGTCGAGTTATGCGCGGCAATTTTTAGGTATTATGGATAAGCCGGATGTTGATAGCATCGAGGGTCTGAGTCCGGCAATCTCAATTGATCAAAAATCAACCAGCCGTAATCCGCGTTCAACCGTGGCGACGGTGACCGAGATTTACGATTACTTACGTCTCTTGTTTGCGCGGATTGGCGCGCCGCATTGTCCGGCTCTCAAACCAGACGGTACGCGCTGCCATAAGCCAGTGTCGCGCCGCACAGCCGAGGCGATCATCCAGGAGATTGCTAAGCAATATGATGGCAAGCGGTTGCTGCTACTCGCGCCAATTGTCAAAAATAAGAAGGGCGAGTTTGCGCACATTCCAGAGCAGTATCGGCGGCTAGGCTATGCTCGGGTGCGAGTTGACGGGGTGGTGTATGCACTGGATGAGTTTCCGCAGTTACAGAAAAGCTATAAGCACAGTATTGAGTTAGTGGTTGATCGCCTGGCAATGAACAATGACCTGACTAGCCGGTTGAGCCAGAGCGTCGAGCAGGCGCTAGAGCTTGGTCAGGGTGTGGTTGAGGTGCTGGATGCTGATACGGATGAACTGAAGACGTTCTCACAGCGATATGCCTGTGTTGATCATCCGGATGAGGAGATCCCAGAGCTTGAGCCGCGTCTGTTTAGTTTTAATGCACCGCAAGGGGCCTGTCCGAGCTGTACCGGACTTGGCAGCCGATTGGAAGTCGATCCTAGTTTAGTGCTGAATGAGAATCTGACGATTGCCGAGGGGGCGATTCGGCCATACAACCGGATCAATGTCGATAACTTTTACATGCGCAAGATTTCGGCGGTAGCCGAGGCGCATGGTTTCAGTATCCGGACGCCGGTCGGGCAGTTGTCTGATGAGGCGCGCCAGAAGGTACTCTACGGTACAGGCGATCAGAAATATCCAGTACAGCTTGGCAATGGGCGGCATTACGATACAACCTATGAAGGAGTGATTCCCAATTTGGAGCGGCGCTGGAAAGAAACCGATAGCGAATTTATGCGCAAGGACATTGAGCGGTTTATGCGCCAGCGGGACTGTTATGTTTGCGGCGGCGCGCGGCTGAAACCAGTTGTCCTAGCGGTAACCGTGCAGGGTCTGAATATCATGGATATTTGCGACCTTAGTGTTGATGATGCGCTCGATTTGTTCACTCACAAGTTAACACTGAATGAGCAGCAAGCGATGATTGCGCGGCTGATTCTGAAGGAGATTACCGCCCGGCTCGGGTTTATGAGTAATGTCGGGCTGAATTATTTGGAGTTAGGGCGCGCCGCCAATACACTGAGCGGTGGCGAGGCGCAGCGAATTCGGCTGGCGACACAGATTGGCAGCGGTTTGCAGGGTGTGCTGTATGTGCTGGATGAGCCGTCGATTGGCTTGCATCAGCGCGATAATGATCGGCTGATTGCTACGCTGAAGCACCTACGTAATCTCGGCAATACGGTGCTGGTAGTCGAACACGACGAGGATACCATTCGGCAGAGTGACTTTTTGATCGATATGGGCCCAGGCGCTGGTGTGCATGGCGGCGCGGTGGTGGCGCTGGGTTCTCCTGAACAGGTAGCCAAATGTGCAGATAGCGTGACTGGCCGGTATCTGTCGGGTGCAGAAAAAATTGCCGTACCAAAACATCGCCGCCAGGCCGATGCGAGCCGTCAGCTGATCGTTCGCGGCGCTCGCGAGAATAATTTGAAACAAATTGATGTGGCATTTCCGTTGGGTCTGATGACAGTAGTGTCGGGTGTTTCAGGTAGCGGTAAGTCGACGCTAGTCAATGATATCGTCGCCAAAGAATTAGCGGCACGGCTTAATCGAGCCAGCGATGTGCCGGGGGCACACGATAAAATTGAGGGTATCAAGCAGCTGGATAAAGCCATCGTCATCGACCAGTCGCCAATTGGCCGCACGCCGCGCTCTAACCCAGCGACCTACACTGGTATTTTTACGCCAATTCGCGAACTGTTTGCCAGTACCCCTGAGGCTAATGTCCGCGGCTATAAAGCGGGGCGGTTCAGTTTTAACGTTAAGGGTGGTCGCTGCGAAAATTGCCAAGGCGACGGTATGATCAAGATCGAAATGCATTTCTTGCCGGATGTCTACGTCCAGTGCGACGAGTGTCATGGCCAGCGCTATAACCGTGAGGCGCTAGAGATTAAGTATAAAAATAAGACCATTGCTGATGTACTCGATATGACGGTCGAGCAGGCGGCAGGATTTTTCGATAGCGTGCCAAATATCGCTCGGAAACTACAGACGCTGGTGGAAGTCGGTCTTGGTTATATCAAGCTCGGCCAGCCAGCGACCACCTTTTCAGGCGGCGAGGCACAGCGTATTAAACTAGCGACAGAACTCTCCAAGCGCTCGACGGGCAAGACGATGTATATTCTGGATGAGCCGACAACTGGGCTACATTCTGCCGACGTCAAGCGGCTGCTGGGGATTTTGCAGCAGCTGGTTGATGGTGGTAACAGTATGATTATTATTGAGCACAATCTGGATGTCATCAAATCAGCCGACTGGATTGTCGATATGGGGCCTGAGGGCGGTCTCGGCGGCGGTACGGTAGTAGCGAGCGGTACGCCAGAAGAAGTCGCCAAAGTGCCAGAATCATTTACCGGTACGTATCTGAAAAGTTTGCTGTAG
- the sbcB gene encoding exodeoxyribonuclease I codes for MAQTFFFYDLETSGLNPRQDRIMQFAGQRTDMNLEPIGEPYNLLVTLNDDTLPSPDALMVTGITPQKTVEEGYTEAQFARMLSEEIFTPDTIAVGFNNIRFDDEFIRHLLWRNFHDPYEWSWKDGRSRWDLLDVVRLTRALRPEGINWPLDDKGEPSNRLELITSANGIAHENAHDALADVTALIAVTKLIKQKQPQLYDYLLKMRDKKVVQQLVNVDDKKPFVYASGRYDKEFAKTTVAFPLTTSRNGGIFVYDLRYDPTPFVGLSQEELAKKIFASWEERQAEDFVKLPVKELQYNRCPVVAPLGVLEQGDGWQKISLDLETVQKHQNMLLSHPDFAEKLRSIVENKPAFKKLPDPEAQLYDGFLNDRDRIRVEAVRNANERELADFHPEFQDERLAPLLLHYKARNFPRSLSEDDLAQWEVWRAQHLQAQLPGFMASLQRLAPTATDEQQFILQELQLWAEAIVPTED; via the coding sequence ATGGCGCAAACATTTTTCTTCTATGACCTAGAAACTAGCGGACTAAATCCGCGGCAAGACCGCATTATGCAGTTTGCTGGGCAGCGGACAGACATGAATCTCGAGCCGATTGGTGAGCCTTATAATCTGCTGGTGACGCTGAATGATGATACCTTGCCAAGTCCTGATGCACTGATGGTAACTGGCATCACGCCGCAAAAAACGGTCGAGGAAGGCTACACTGAGGCACAGTTTGCACGGATGCTGAGTGAGGAGATTTTTACGCCGGATACCATCGCAGTTGGATTTAATAATATTCGGTTTGATGACGAGTTTATTCGCCATTTGTTGTGGCGTAATTTTCATGATCCGTACGAATGGAGCTGGAAAGACGGCCGCTCGCGTTGGGATTTGCTAGACGTGGTGCGATTGACGCGGGCGCTCAGGCCGGAAGGAATCAATTGGCCGCTTGATGACAAGGGCGAGCCGAGCAATCGTTTGGAATTAATCACTAGCGCCAATGGCATAGCCCACGAAAATGCTCATGACGCTTTGGCGGACGTGACGGCATTGATCGCCGTGACGAAATTGATCAAGCAAAAACAGCCACAGCTGTATGATTACTTGCTAAAAATGCGCGATAAAAAAGTAGTCCAGCAGCTGGTCAATGTCGACGATAAAAAACCGTTTGTTTACGCCAGCGGGCGCTACGATAAAGAATTTGCCAAAACCACGGTGGCATTTCCGCTGACAACCAGTCGAAACGGCGGCATATTTGTCTATGATCTACGGTATGATCCGACGCCGTTTGTTGGGCTGAGCCAAGAGGAGTTGGCGAAGAAAATATTTGCTTCGTGGGAGGAGCGCCAGGCTGAGGATTTCGTCAAATTGCCTGTCAAGGAACTGCAGTACAATCGTTGTCCGGTGGTAGCTCCGCTGGGTGTACTGGAACAGGGCGATGGTTGGCAGAAGATTTCGCTTGATCTGGAGACGGTGCAGAAACACCAAAATATGTTGTTGAGCCACCCGGATTTTGCTGAAAAATTGCGTAGTATTGTTGAAAACAAGCCAGCCTTCAAGAAACTGCCCGATCCAGAAGCGCAATTATATGACGGCTTTTTGAACGACCGTGATCGTATCCGTGTCGAGGCGGTTCGCAATGCTAATGAGCGCGAGCTGGCTGATTTTCATCCAGAGTTTCAGGACGAACGGTTAGCGCCGCTATTGCTACACTACAAAGCACGTAATTTTCCGCGCTCACTCAGTGAAGATGATTTGGCGCAATGGGAAGTCTGGCGAGCTCAGCACTTGCAGGCGCAACTGCCAGGGTTTATGGCGTCTCTGCAGCGGTTAGCGCCGACAGCGACTGACGAGCAGCAGTTTATTTTGCAAGAACTGCAATTGTGGGCTGAGGCAATAGTGCCGACTGAGGACTAG